The Spirochaetota bacterium genome has a segment encoding these proteins:
- the fdhF gene encoding formate dehydrogenase subunit alpha, whose product MSETFILNGIETAFKEGQTILEAARTSGVYIPTLCNLKGSTPTGACRICLVDVKGARSLMASCSTPVTPGMEVITDNERIHTSRKMTIELLLASGHHDCIVCEANGSCSLQDLAYQYKITELKFPQKKEFPATEDSNPFIIRDFSRCILCGKCVQACNEVVVNRAISQGYRGPKSKIVTGGDSTYLDSDCVFCGQCVQVCPVGALIEKKGKGKGRPWETQKIRTTCPYCGVGCQQLLHVKDGKITKVTAVEDAEPNQGRLCVKGRFAYDFIYSEERLKTPLIREKNGEFRTASWDEALDLVASKFKGIIAKDGPDAIAGVSCARSINEDSYQMQKLFRAAFGTNNIDHCARTUHAPTVAGLATSFGSGAMTNSFAHFKNAKMIMVVGSNMTEAHPVASTFVKDAVLDGGRLIVVDPRRTDLCDFAELHVPLKVGSDVAFFNGLMNVLITENLYDKNYVDSFTTGFDELKKKVMEYPPEKAAEISGVSADMIRDVARRMASVKPAALMYTLGITEHVCGVNNVMSCANLQMLLGNVGFELGGVNPLRGQNNVQGACDMGALPNVFPGYQKVDNAEARQKFEKAWNVAKLPDKPGIMIPQMLDGLISGKVKGFYVFGENLANTEPDIKHVEHCLESAEFLVCQDIFLTETTRFAHVVLPAAAWSENDGTFTSSERRVNRVRTASKAPGEAKPNWWIFREIARRMGHTWVSDSGQEIWDNEVSQLAPSLAGIKFARIENDGLQWPCPNVEHPGTAFLHRDGHFTSGKGVLKAIDWIPPAEVPDKEYPMVLSTGRRLYHYHTRTQTGRCEGINVLLPEETADISPADAREKGIEHGEKISVKSRRGEVVVRANVTDQVPKGLVWMAFHFREGCANWLTNPAFDPTTKTAEYKACAVRIDKLG is encoded by the coding sequence ATGAGTGAGACTTTTATCCTAAACGGAATAGAAACCGCCTTTAAAGAAGGACAGACAATACTGGAAGCGGCCCGGACGAGCGGGGTATACATCCCCACCCTCTGTAACCTGAAGGGCTCCACCCCGACCGGCGCGTGCCGTATCTGCCTGGTCGATGTCAAAGGCGCCCGGTCCCTGATGGCTTCCTGCTCCACGCCGGTCACCCCCGGAATGGAGGTTATCACGGACAACGAGCGGATCCACACGTCAAGGAAAATGACCATCGAGCTGCTCCTGGCCAGCGGCCACCATGACTGCATTGTCTGCGAGGCCAACGGAAGCTGCAGCCTCCAGGACCTGGCCTATCAGTATAAGATAACCGAGTTGAAGTTTCCTCAAAAGAAGGAATTTCCTGCCACTGAGGACAGCAATCCCTTCATTATCCGCGACTTCAGCCGCTGCATCCTCTGCGGTAAGTGCGTACAGGCCTGCAATGAGGTCGTCGTCAACCGGGCGATATCGCAGGGCTATCGCGGCCCCAAAAGCAAGATCGTCACCGGCGGCGATTCGACTTACCTGGACAGCGACTGCGTCTTCTGCGGGCAGTGCGTCCAGGTCTGCCCGGTGGGCGCCCTGATCGAAAAGAAGGGGAAGGGCAAGGGAAGGCCCTGGGAGACCCAAAAAATACGCACCACCTGCCCATACTGCGGCGTTGGATGCCAGCAGCTCCTCCATGTCAAGGACGGTAAAATCACCAAGGTGACCGCCGTGGAGGACGCCGAGCCCAATCAGGGAAGGCTTTGCGTCAAGGGGCGCTTCGCCTACGATTTCATATATTCCGAAGAAAGGCTTAAAACCCCCCTCATACGGGAAAAGAACGGGGAGTTCCGCACGGCGTCCTGGGATGAGGCCCTGGACCTCGTCGCCTCGAAATTCAAGGGGATCATCGCGAAGGACGGCCCCGACGCCATAGCCGGCGTCAGCTGCGCCAGGAGCATAAACGAAGACTCCTACCAGATGCAGAAGCTGTTCCGCGCGGCCTTCGGCACGAACAATATCGATCACTGTGCCCGAACTTGACACGCTCCGACTGTCGCCGGTCTGGCGACCTCTTTCGGCTCCGGAGCAATGACGAATTCATTCGCACATTTTAAAAACGCCAAGATGATCATGGTTGTCGGTTCCAACATGACCGAGGCCCATCCCGTCGCTTCCACCTTCGTCAAGGATGCGGTTCTCGACGGCGGACGGCTCATCGTCGTCGATCCCCGGCGGACGGACCTCTGCGATTTCGCGGAGCTCCACGTTCCCCTCAAGGTCGGCTCTGACGTGGCTTTTTTCAACGGCCTGATGAACGTCCTGATAACAGAGAATCTCTATGACAAGAACTACGTGGATTCCTTCACCACGGGATTTGACGAGCTTAAAAAGAAGGTGATGGAATACCCGCCGGAAAAGGCGGCGGAGATCAGCGGCGTGTCCGCCGATATGATCCGTGACGTGGCCCGGCGCATGGCCTCCGTTAAGCCCGCCGCGCTCATGTACACCCTGGGTATCACGGAGCACGTATGCGGCGTCAACAACGTCATGTCCTGCGCCAACCTCCAGATGCTTCTCGGCAATGTCGGTTTCGAGCTCGGCGGCGTCAACCCCCTGCGGGGCCAGAACAACGTCCAGGGCGCCTGCGACATGGGCGCCCTGCCCAATGTCTTCCCCGGGTACCAGAAGGTGGACAACGCCGAGGCCCGGCAGAAATTCGAGAAGGCCTGGAACGTCGCGAAGCTTCCCGACAAGCCGGGGATCATGATACCCCAGATGCTCGATGGGCTCATTTCCGGCAAGGTAAAGGGGTTCTATGTCTTCGGAGAAAACCTGGCCAATACCGAGCCGGACATCAAGCATGTGGAGCACTGCTTGGAATCGGCGGAGTTCCTTGTATGCCAGGACATCTTCCTTACGGAAACGACGCGCTTCGCCCATGTCGTCCTCCCGGCCGCGGCCTGGAGCGAGAATGACGGGACCTTTACCAGCAGCGAGCGCCGGGTCAACCGCGTACGCACGGCAAGCAAGGCCCCCGGCGAGGCCAAGCCGAACTGGTGGATATTCCGGGAGATCGCCCGCAGGATGGGCCATACCTGGGTATCGGACAGCGGGCAGGAGATATGGGACAACGAGGTGTCTCAGCTGGCACCGTCCCTCGCGGGCATCAAGTTCGCGAGAATCGAAAACGACGGACTCCAGTGGCCTTGCCCGAACGTGGAGCATCCGGGCACGGCCTTCCTGCACCGGGACGGCCATTTCACGAGCGGCAAGGGCGTGCTGAAGGCCATCGATTGGATACCGCCGGCGGAAGTTCCGGACAAGGAATATCCCATGGTTCTCTCCACGGGCCGCCGTCTCTATCATTATCATACGCGGACCCAGACAGGGCGATGCGAAGGGATCAATGTCCTTCTCCCCGAGGAAACGGCGGATATTTCCCCGGCCGACGCCAGGGAAAAAGGCATCGAACATGGCGAAAAGATCTCGGTGAAATCGCGCCGGGGCGAGGTCGTTGTCAGGGCCAATGTGACGGACCAGGTGCCGAAGGGACTCGTCTGGATGGCCTTCCATTTCCGGGAAGGGTGCGCCAACTGGTTGACAAACCCGGCCTTCGATCCCACTACCAAGACGGCGGAATACAAGGCCTGCGCCGTGAGAATCGATAAGCTGGGATAA
- a CDS encoding tRNA CCA-pyrophosphorylase gives MNDIRINRLTYDNKRASYSLEDYIRIVKEFHGSLAPGLLIGGFMVDLALKNLPDGEFFDAISETKTCLPDAIQLLTPCTISNSWLKIMDFSRYAICLYDKSTGEGIRVYIDPSKMEQWPEIKNWFYKLKTKKEQNYQLLMDQIREAGAGLCSMKKVKMKTELLGGKTSGSRVVNCNKCGEAFKMKDDPLCPACGGGDPYMNQ, from the coding sequence ATGAACGACATCCGCATCAACAGGCTTACCTATGACAATAAGCGAGCATCCTATAGTCTGGAAGACTATATACGAATCGTGAAGGAATTCCACGGGAGTCTGGCCCCGGGTCTCCTGATAGGAGGCTTCATGGTCGACCTTGCCCTGAAGAACCTCCCCGATGGTGAATTTTTCGACGCCATATCGGAAACCAAGACCTGCCTTCCCGACGCGATACAGCTCCTGACGCCCTGCACCATCAGCAACAGTTGGCTTAAGATCATGGATTTTAGCAGGTACGCCATCTGCCTCTACGACAAGAGCACCGGCGAGGGGATCAGGGTATACATCGACCCTTCCAAAATGGAACAATGGCCCGAGATCAAGAACTGGTTTTACAAGCTCAAGACAAAGAAAGAGCAGAACTACCAGCTTCTCATGGACCAGATCAGGGAGGCCGGCGCGGGACTCTGCAGCATGAAAAAAGTGAAAATGAAGACCGAATTGCTGGGCGGCAAAACCAGCGGAAGCCGCGTTGTTAATTGTAACAAATGCGGAGAGGCCTTTAAAATGAAGGATGATCCTCTCTGCCCCGCCTGCGGGGGTGGCGATCCCTACATGAATCAATGA
- the modA gene encoding molybdate ABC transporter substrate-binding protein, with translation MNSIVIFLIVFCFALSTGPIAAADIDLSVAASLKEAVTELSNNFAKKNHPVAFRINTGASGALAKQIENGAPCDLYISANAEWTDYLREKKLVDAGTIATFAFNTLVFIAKPGIKAARLEDLVKLKRIAIGSPRSVPAGQYAVEAFRKKKLDKQLARKLVMTKDVRECLLYAERGEVDGAFVYKTDAEIMGDTVKVLFTVPQSLYPRVTYTMALTITGAGKKEAAAFHRFMQSANAKKVLSKYGFKVQ, from the coding sequence ATGAACAGTATCGTAATTTTTTTAATTGTATTCTGCTTCGCCCTATCAACCGGACCGATCGCAGCGGCTGATATCGACCTATCCGTTGCGGCCAGCCTCAAGGAGGCAGTCACGGAACTATCAAATAATTTCGCGAAAAAGAATCATCCTGTTGCATTCCGGATAAACACCGGCGCCTCAGGGGCGCTGGCAAAGCAGATCGAAAACGGCGCTCCCTGTGATCTGTATATCTCCGCCAATGCCGAATGGACTGATTATCTAAGGGAAAAAAAGCTGGTCGATGCCGGCACCATCGCCACTTTCGCCTTCAATACACTGGTTTTCATAGCCAAACCCGGGATAAAAGCGGCCAGGCTGGAGGATCTGGTCAAACTGAAAAGGATAGCCATCGGCAGCCCGAGGAGCGTTCCCGCCGGTCAGTACGCCGTCGAGGCCTTCAGGAAGAAAAAACTGGACAAGCAGCTTGCCCGTAAGCTGGTGATGACAAAGGATGTTCGTGAATGCCTGTTGTATGCGGAGCGCGGCGAAGTCGACGGGGCCTTTGTCTATAAAACCGACGCGGAGATCATGGGCGACACCGTGAAGGTCCTTTTTACCGTGCCGCAGTCATTATACCCGCGGGTAACCTATACGATGGCGCTTACAATAACAGGGGCCGGGAAAAAAGAAGCGGCCGCCTTCCATAGGTTCATGCAATCCGCGAACGCGAAGAAGGTTCTTTCGAAATACGGCTTTAAGGTACAATAA
- the modB gene encoding molybdate ABC transporter permease subunit gives MPCFTPADYSAILLSVKVATAATLLSLPFGFAVAHLMTFRQFRGKIVLDGLVNLPLTLPPVVVGYLLLLLLGRNGWIGKTILQPLGIELIFTWKAAVIATAVVGFPLMVRSIRVGMESIDRGLIQASRTLGAGRFDTVITIILPLSLWGIISGSVLMFARGLGEFGATIIVAGNIPGVTQTIPLAIYEYVSSPHGDTMAMMLCAVSITISVAVLIFHEWIGRRTIRAV, from the coding sequence ATGCCTTGTTTCACGCCAGCCGACTATTCGGCAATACTGCTGTCCGTCAAGGTGGCCACCGCGGCCACCCTGCTCTCGCTTCCCTTCGGGTTCGCCGTGGCCCACCTCATGACGTTCCGGCAATTCCGGGGTAAAATTGTGCTGGATGGCCTTGTCAACCTCCCCCTGACGCTCCCGCCGGTGGTGGTGGGGTATCTGCTGCTGCTGCTCCTGGGCAGGAACGGGTGGATCGGTAAAACCATACTTCAGCCCCTGGGCATCGAGCTTATCTTCACCTGGAAGGCGGCGGTGATAGCCACGGCGGTGGTGGGCTTTCCCCTGATGGTCAGGTCGATCCGCGTCGGCATGGAATCGATCGACCGGGGGCTCATCCAGGCCTCGCGCACTCTCGGGGCCGGCCGGTTCGATACTGTCATAACGATAATACTGCCCCTTTCCCTGTGGGGGATCATTTCCGGGTCCGTGCTCATGTTCGCCCGGGGGCTCGGCGAGTTCGGCGCCACCATCATCGTTGCCGGCAACATACCGGGCGTCACCCAGACGATCCCCCTTGCCATTTATGAATACGTAAGCTCGCCCCACGGCGATACGATGGCCATGATGCTCTGCGCCGTATCCATTACCATCTCCGTCGCGGTCCTCATCTTCCATGAATGGATCGGCAGGCGCACGATACGGGCGGTCTGA
- the fdnG gene encoding formate dehydrogenase-N subunit alpha, which produces MKYTRRDLLKMAGAGAGVVALGGLGVNLLVTESYAKKLKIKGAKEVISICPFCSVSCHFIAHVKCGEVVSTEGDPGYPVSEGALCAKGSTMLSMINSDHRVLKPLYRAPFSDKWEEKSYGWMVEQVARRIKTTRDKHFIEKNAAGQTVNRLEAMFHAGSSQMSNEEASVVVQAQRALGIVNMDHQARIUHSPSVASLAESFGRGAMTNHWIDIKNTDCCLIIGSNAAEHHPICFKWVMKAKEERGAVIIHVDPKFSRTSARSDFHVPLRSGTDIAFMGGMINYILEKNLYFKEYVNDYTNASFIVGPGYNFNNGLFAGYDPKTRIYNKKDWQFELDDKGNVKKDPTLQNPRCVMQILRRHYARYTVGKVSEITGVSAENLQKVYEAYAATGKPDKAGTILYALGWTQHTVGVQNIRTSGIIQLLLGNAGIAGGGVQALRGEPNVQGTTDHAILYNVLPGYLPLPRAAMKTLADYNKATTPVSKEPESVNWWQNRPKYMVSFLKAYFGKKATKENDFGYGWLPKGDPAKSEHDGDYSYMYLFDKMMKGEIKGGSIWATNSANTLPNTNKNRKALANLDFLYMAEIHQNETTDFWHGPGVDPKKVKTEVFLFPSCHRAEKEGSISNSGRLILWHNKATDPRGKSRSMGQIMIDIMNEVIDLYDDEGGKFPEPIVNLNWYKKYDAEEIAKRINGQFTSGPNKGKQLSGFTDFADDGSTASLNWLYAGSFTSEDGNRMKRRSLKQTPLQKAIGIFPNFAWCWPMNRWILYNRASVDRNGQPWDPSRTVIRWDGMKWEGDVPDGGAPPLAVKGGKNPFIMLKDGLGQLFGSGLVDGPLPEHYEPVETPVRNHGFSGQLSNPCAKIVASDMDKIAAPADPNYPIVLTTYSMTEHWCGGSETRNVPSLLEAEPMLYVEMSQELAAEKGIKNGDPVIVENIRGRVEAVAMVTVRMTPLRIQGRIIHLVGMPFAFGWTKKGIGDATNRLTIWAGDPNTSIPEYKACCVNVRKADKVTELSYKEIKSGGHHV; this is translated from the coding sequence ATGAAGTATACGCGCCGGGATTTGCTGAAGATGGCCGGCGCCGGGGCCGGGGTGGTAGCCCTGGGCGGCCTTGGCGTGAATTTACTGGTCACGGAATCATACGCTAAAAAACTTAAAATAAAAGGGGCAAAGGAAGTCATATCGATATGTCCATTCTGTTCCGTAAGCTGCCATTTTATAGCCCATGTCAAATGCGGCGAAGTGGTAAGCACAGAAGGCGATCCGGGCTATCCTGTCAGTGAAGGCGCCCTGTGCGCGAAGGGGTCGACGATGCTGTCGATGATAAACAGCGACCACCGCGTGCTGAAGCCCCTGTACCGCGCTCCCTTCAGCGACAAGTGGGAAGAGAAGAGCTACGGCTGGATGGTCGAGCAGGTCGCCCGCCGTATCAAGACCACGCGAGACAAGCATTTTATTGAAAAGAACGCCGCCGGTCAGACGGTCAACCGTCTGGAGGCGATGTTTCACGCCGGCTCCTCCCAGATGAGCAATGAGGAAGCCTCGGTAGTGGTCCAGGCGCAGCGCGCCCTGGGTATCGTCAATATGGATCACCAGGCCCGTATTTGACACAGCCCCTCTGTCGCCAGTTTGGCGGAATCATTTGGACGGGGCGCAATGACGAATCACTGGATCGATATCAAGAACACCGACTGCTGTCTCATCATCGGCAGCAATGCCGCCGAGCACCATCCCATCTGCTTCAAGTGGGTCATGAAGGCTAAAGAGGAAAGGGGTGCCGTGATCATCCACGTTGACCCGAAGTTCTCCCGGACCTCCGCGCGGTCAGACTTCCATGTTCCCCTCCGTTCGGGAACGGACATCGCCTTCATGGGCGGGATGATCAACTACATTCTCGAGAAAAACTTGTATTTCAAAGAATATGTCAATGACTATACCAACGCCTCCTTCATCGTGGGCCCGGGATACAACTTCAACAACGGCCTCTTCGCGGGCTATGATCCCAAGACCAGGATCTACAACAAGAAGGACTGGCAGTTCGAGCTGGACGACAAGGGCAACGTGAAGAAAGACCCGACCCTCCAGAACCCGCGCTGCGTCATGCAGATACTGCGCAGGCACTACGCGCGGTATACCGTCGGGAAGGTTTCGGAAATCACCGGCGTGTCGGCGGAGAACCTCCAGAAGGTGTATGAAGCTTATGCGGCGACGGGGAAACCGGACAAGGCGGGAACGATCCTCTACGCCCTGGGCTGGACCCAGCACACCGTGGGCGTGCAGAACATCCGCACCAGCGGCATCATCCAGCTCCTCCTCGGCAATGCAGGCATAGCGGGCGGGGGAGTCCAGGCGCTCAGGGGCGAGCCGAACGTACAGGGGACCACGGACCATGCGATCCTCTATAATGTTCTGCCAGGATATTTACCGCTTCCGAGGGCAGCCATGAAGACCCTTGCCGATTATAACAAGGCGACCACGCCGGTGAGCAAGGAGCCGGAAAGCGTCAACTGGTGGCAGAACAGGCCCAAGTACATGGTAAGCTTCCTCAAGGCCTATTTCGGCAAGAAAGCCACCAAGGAGAATGATTTCGGCTACGGCTGGCTCCCGAAGGGCGATCCCGCGAAGAGCGAGCATGACGGCGACTACTCCTACATGTATCTTTTCGATAAGATGATGAAGGGGGAAATAAAGGGCGGGTCCATCTGGGCCACCAACTCGGCCAACACACTGCCCAATACGAACAAGAACAGAAAGGCGCTGGCCAACCTCGATTTCCTCTACATGGCGGAGATACACCAGAATGAAACGACCGATTTCTGGCACGGTCCCGGCGTTGACCCGAAGAAGGTCAAGACCGAGGTGTTCCTCTTCCCCTCCTGCCACCGGGCCGAGAAAGAGGGAAGCATCAGCAACAGCGGACGCCTGATACTCTGGCACAACAAGGCGACGGATCCGCGGGGCAAGTCCAGGTCCATGGGTCAGATCATGATCGATATCATGAATGAGGTCATAGATTTATATGATGACGAAGGAGGCAAGTTCCCCGAGCCTATCGTCAACCTGAACTGGTACAAGAAATATGATGCCGAAGAAATCGCGAAACGGATAAACGGCCAGTTTACCAGCGGTCCCAATAAAGGGAAACAGCTCTCTGGCTTCACTGATTTTGCCGATGACGGCTCCACCGCGTCTCTCAACTGGCTCTATGCCGGGAGCTTCACCAGCGAGGACGGCAACAGGATGAAGCGGAGAAGCCTGAAGCAGACACCGCTCCAGAAGGCGATCGGGATATTCCCGAACTTCGCCTGGTGCTGGCCCATGAACAGGTGGATCCTCTACAACAGGGCCTCTGTCGACAGGAACGGCCAGCCCTGGGATCCTTCCCGTACGGTCATCCGCTGGGACGGCATGAAATGGGAGGGCGATGTTCCAGACGGCGGAGCGCCCCCCCTGGCGGTCAAGGGCGGCAAGAATCCCTTTATCATGCTCAAGGACGGCCTGGGACAGCTCTTCGGATCTGGCCTGGTCGATGGCCCCCTCCCGGAGCATTACGAGCCGGTGGAGACCCCGGTACGGAACCACGGCTTCTCCGGGCAGCTCAGCAATCCCTGCGCCAAGATCGTCGCGAGCGACATGGACAAGATCGCGGCGCCGGCGGACCCGAACTACCCCATCGTGCTCACCACCTACAGCATGACCGAGCACTGGTGCGGCGGCAGCGAGACCAGGAACGTGCCGTCCCTGCTTGAGGCGGAGCCGATGCTCTACGTGGAGATGAGCCAGGAGCTGGCAGCCGAGAAGGGGATCAAGAACGGCGATCCGGTTATCGTGGAAAACATCCGCGGCAGGGTCGAAGCGGTGGCGATGGTTACGGTACGGATGACGCCATTGCGGATCCAGGGCAGGATTATCCACCTGGTGGGCATGCCCTTCGCCTTCGGATGGACGAAGAAAGGCATCGGCGACGCGACGAACCGCCTGACGATCTGGGCCGGAGACCCCAACACCTCGATACCGGAGTACAAGGCCTGCTGCGTTAACGTCAGGAAGGCCGACAAGGTCACCGAATTATCATACAAGGAAATAAAATCGGGAGGACACCATGTCTAA
- a CDS encoding formate dehydrogenase, giving the protein MSKTFFIDTSRCTACRGCQVACKEWQGFPANYTTQLGWGSHQNPPDLNCFNYKVVKFTEFKIQDRVFWNFFPDQCRHCTEPPCKVAADGEIKGAVVIDQRTGAVIFTEKTKKISKKGFLQMKEYCPYNVPRRNEKSGIINKCDMCLERVEAGLIPMCVKTCPTGAMSFGERDEMVARANKRLAVVKKEFPEASLLDADSVRVIYLITHKRETYQHNAMMDKQPDSASLA; this is encoded by the coding sequence ATGTCTAAGACATTTTTTATAGACACATCAAGATGCACCGCGTGCAGGGGATGCCAGGTCGCGTGCAAGGAGTGGCAGGGATTCCCGGCGAATTACACGACGCAGCTCGGGTGGGGGAGCCACCAGAATCCTCCCGATCTCAACTGCTTCAATTACAAGGTGGTCAAGTTCACCGAATTCAAGATACAGGACCGGGTGTTCTGGAACTTCTTCCCGGACCAGTGCCGTCATTGCACCGAGCCTCCCTGCAAGGTGGCGGCCGACGGCGAGATAAAAGGCGCGGTTGTTATCGACCAAAGGACGGGAGCCGTCATCTTCACCGAGAAGACGAAAAAGATATCGAAAAAAGGTTTTCTTCAGATGAAGGAATACTGTCCCTACAACGTGCCGCGCCGGAACGAAAAATCCGGCATCATCAACAAGTGCGACATGTGCCTTGAGCGCGTTGAAGCAGGACTTATTCCGATGTGCGTCAAGACCTGTCCCACCGGCGCCATGAGCTTCGGCGAAAGGGATGAAATGGTCGCCAGGGCGAATAAGAGGCTTGCCGTGGTTAAAAAGGAATTCCCCGAAGCCTCGCTCCTTGACGCTGACAGCGTTCGGGTGATCTATCTCATCACCCATAAGCGCGAAACGTATCAGCACAATGCGATGATGGACAAGCAGCCGGATAGCGCGTCTCTTGCGTAG
- a CDS encoding LysR family transcriptional regulator, with translation MKDLKAVIRIHVWIESDKGMILGPGRAKLIENIEKYGSLQNAAKKMGISYRAAWGRIKKTEEVLGYNLLVKTPGGYHLSDLGRELYQKYKAWYQKIESHALRESQGVFPWKSVPYQADE, from the coding sequence ATGAAAGATTTGAAGGCGGTTATCAGAATTCACGTGTGGATAGAATCGGACAAGGGCATGATCCTTGGACCGGGAAGGGCGAAGCTGATCGAGAATATCGAAAAGTACGGATCCCTCCAGAACGCCGCAAAAAAAATGGGCATTTCCTACCGGGCAGCGTGGGGCAGAATAAAGAAGACCGAGGAGGTGCTCGGGTACAACTTGCTGGTGAAAACTCCGGGAGGATACCATCTCTCCGACCTAGGGAGGGAGCTGTACCAGAAATACAAAGCCTGGTATCAAAAGATAGAAAGCCACGCACTGCGCGAATCACAGGGCGTATTCCCATGGAAATCCGTTCCTTATCAAGCGGATGAATAA
- the modC gene encoding molybdenum ABC transporter ATP-binding protein, with protein MDLTMGVYKEFGAFKLDADFEITGDRIGLFGPSGSGKTTLVGILAGLHSPDEGAIHLDGETLFDSRKGIRVPIPKRRIGIVFQRSNLFPHMSVKRNLLYGYRRCPPESRTIKMDTLLAVLQIEHLLHREVGNLSGGERRRVAIGRALLSNPRLLIMDEPLSGLDDSLKFQIIPFLRSACETFGIPYIFISHSLIETRLMTEQVLTVDRGFISGQMTAEELARAHMGDHSAHYMNLLKAGLPRHHHGLYVYDWSGRQLLISDGDDRPESLFELSSAEIILCKRHPQAISARNLLPCMVTDVFETGGRLGVELAFGKERLIAEIVRKAADDLGIRRGAKIYAAIKATAFRRLG; from the coding sequence ATGGACCTGACCATGGGCGTGTACAAGGAATTCGGCGCCTTTAAGCTGGATGCCGATTTCGAGATCACGGGCGACCGTATCGGCCTGTTCGGGCCTTCGGGGAGCGGTAAAACGACCCTGGTGGGAATCCTCGCCGGATTACACAGCCCCGACGAGGGCGCCATACATCTCGACGGCGAAACCCTCTTCGACAGCCGCAAGGGTATACGCGTTCCCATCCCGAAACGCCGCATCGGCATTGTCTTTCAACGGTCCAACCTTTTTCCCCACATGAGCGTTAAGCGCAACCTCCTCTACGGCTACCGTCGCTGTCCCCCTGAAAGCCGGACAATAAAAATGGACACCCTGTTGGCGGTCCTCCAGATAGAGCATCTGCTTCACCGGGAAGTGGGAAACCTCTCCGGCGGCGAACGCCGGCGGGTCGCCATCGGCCGTGCCCTTCTTTCCAATCCGCGGCTGCTCATCATGGACGAGCCCTTATCCGGGCTCGATGACAGCCTCAAGTTCCAGATCATTCCCTTCCTGAGAAGCGCCTGCGAGACATTCGGGATACCGTACATCTTCATCTCGCACTCCCTGATCGAAACGAGGCTCATGACGGAACAAGTTTTGACCGTCGACCGGGGTTTCATCTCAGGCCAGATGACGGCGGAGGAACTGGCGCGGGCCCATATGGGCGACCACTCGGCGCATTACATGAACCTCCTGAAAGCCGGGCTGCCCCGCCATCATCACGGACTGTACGTGTATGACTGGAGCGGCCGGCAGCTGCTCATCTCCGACGGGGATGACCGGCCCGAGTCCCTCTTCGAGCTGTCATCGGCGGAGATCATACTGTGCAAGCGGCATCCACAGGCAATAAGCGCGCGCAATCTCCTTCCGTGCATGGTGACGGACGTGTTCGAAACGGGGGGAAGGCTCGGCGTGGAGCTGGCTTTCGGCAAAGAGCGCCTTATCGCGGAAATCGTCAGGAAGGCCGCCGACGATCTCGGCATACGAAGGGGCGCGAAAATATACGCCGCGATAAAAGCCACGGCATTCAGGAGGCTCGGATGA